A portion of the Candidatus Marinimicrobia bacterium CG08_land_8_20_14_0_20_45_22 genome contains these proteins:
- a CDS encoding V-type ATP synthase subunit B (produces ATP from ADP in the presence of a proton gradient across the membrane; the B subunit is part of the catalytic core of the ATP synthase complex), with the protein MQKVYNKILSVTGNVITVKASDVAYEELAEITTSRGKSLAQVIKLDDDIVSLQVFAGSQGIATNDELRFLGNPMRVTFSDNMLGRIFNGSGIPRDKGPLLTENMIQVAGPSVNPAKRIIPRNIIRTNIPMIDVFNSLVVSQKLPIFSVSGEPYNELLARIALQAEVDMIILGGIGLKYDQYMYFKNTLEEGGALSRSIFFVHTASDPIVEGLMVPDLCLAVAEKFALKGKNVLVLLTDMTNFADSLKEIAITMEHVPSNRGYPGDLYSQLAARYEKAVDFDDAGSVTILAVTTMPGDDVTHPVPDNTGYITEGQFYLRNGRIEPFGSLSRLKQQVNKNTRDDHRAIMDGMIQLYAQFKETEEKRAMGFRMNEWDNKLLKYGQQFESQMMDLSVNISLENALDLGWKILANCFKPEETALKSELIKKFWPKEID; encoded by the coding sequence ATGCAAAAGGTTTATAATAAAATTCTCAGCGTTACCGGCAACGTCATCACGGTCAAGGCAAGCGACGTCGCATACGAAGAATTGGCGGAAATTACGACCAGTCGTGGGAAATCGCTCGCGCAGGTCATCAAACTCGACGACGACATCGTTTCGCTTCAGGTATTCGCGGGCAGTCAGGGCATTGCCACGAACGACGAATTGCGCTTTCTCGGCAATCCGATGCGCGTGACTTTTTCAGATAACATGCTCGGCAGGATATTCAACGGGAGCGGCATTCCGCGCGACAAAGGGCCGCTATTGACCGAAAATATGATTCAGGTCGCTGGTCCGTCGGTCAATCCGGCAAAACGTATCATCCCGCGAAACATAATCCGCACGAACATCCCGATGATCGACGTGTTCAACTCGCTCGTCGTGTCACAGAAATTGCCGATCTTTTCAGTTTCCGGTGAACCGTACAACGAACTTTTAGCACGCATCGCGCTTCAGGCAGAAGTCGATATGATTATCCTCGGCGGCATCGGACTGAAGTACGATCAGTACATGTATTTCAAGAACACGCTGGAAGAAGGCGGCGCGCTGAGCCGTTCCATTTTCTTCGTTCATACGGCGTCCGATCCGATCGTCGAAGGCTTGATGGTTCCTGATCTTTGCCTCGCCGTCGCTGAAAAATTCGCCCTCAAAGGCAAGAACGTTTTGGTTCTTCTGACGGATATGACAAACTTCGCCGATTCGCTGAAAGAAATCGCCATCACGATGGAACATGTTCCGTCAAACCGCGGCTATCCCGGCGATTTGTACAGCCAACTTGCCGCGCGTTATGAAAAAGCGGTCGATTTCGACGACGCCGGTTCGGTCACGATTCTCGCTGTCACAACGATGCCGGGCGACGACGTCACGCATCCCGTTCCAGATAACACCGGCTACATCACCGAAGGACAATTTTACCTGCGCAACGGACGCATTGAGCCATTCGGTTCGCTCAGCCGTTTAAAACAGCAGGTGAATAAAAATACGCGCGACGATCACCGCGCCATCATGGACGGCATGATCCAATTGTATGCGCAATTCAAGGAAACCGAAGAAAAGCGCGCGATGGGTTTCCGCATGAACGAATGGGACAACAAACTCCTGAAATACGGACAGCAATTTGAATCTCAGATGATGGATTTATCCGTCAATATTTCGCTCGAAAACGCGCTCGACCTCGGCTGGAAAATCCTCGCCAACTGTTTCAAGCCGGAAGAGACCGCTTTGAAATCCGAACTCATTAAGAAATTTTGGCCAAAGGAAATTGACTGA
- a CDS encoding V-type ATP synthase subunit D — protein sequence MPKIRLTKNELKTQKEALKRYVRYLPTLILKKTQLIQEIKSITRTIDAVDAEIAALEKTTAEWADVFAESVDLTNWLRVQEIKTGVGNIAGIDIRLFQDVVFEELPYDFFATPLWVDSALSIVKEQIARKIRIKILEEQIETLKNELRITVQRINLFEKVKIPEAKENIRVIQIFLGDAQTAEVVRGKIAKSKIQKKREASAA from the coding sequence ATGCCCAAGATTCGTCTGACAAAGAACGAATTGAAAACTCAGAAAGAGGCACTGAAGCGGTACGTGCGCTACTTGCCGACGTTGATACTCAAGAAGACACAATTGATTCAAGAAATCAAGAGCATCACTCGCACCATCGACGCCGTAGATGCGGAAATCGCCGCTCTGGAAAAAACCACGGCGGAATGGGCAGATGTCTTTGCGGAATCCGTCGATCTAACAAATTGGCTCCGCGTTCAGGAAATCAAAACAGGTGTCGGCAACATCGCCGGTATCGATATTCGATTATTTCAAGATGTAGTTTTTGAAGAATTGCCGTATGATTTCTTCGCCACGCCGTTGTGGGTCGACTCGGCTCTAAGCATCGTCAAAGAACAAATCGCGCGAAAAATCCGGATCAAAATTCTCGAGGAGCAGATCGAAACGCTGAAAAACGAACTCCGCATCACTGTTCAGCGCATCAATTTGTTTGAAAAAGTCAAAATCCCTGAAGCGAAAGAAAATATTCGTGTGATCCAGATATTTCTCGGCGACGCGCAGACGGCAGAAGTCGTCCGCGGCAAGATCGCCAAATCGAAAATCCAGAAGAAACGGGAGGCGTCTGCCGCATGA
- a CDS encoding V-type ATP synthase subunit K (produces ATP from ADP in the presence of a proton gradient across the membrane; the K subunit is a nonenzymatic component which binds the dimeric form by interacting with the G and E subunits), translating to MQGLGDLNLSLILAALGSAWGAGVAGMSAIGAWKKAYSLNKAAPFILVAFVGAPLSQTIYGMILRNAIKDAAIADPMTNFLIGGFAGLAMGFSALWQGKNSAKACDALTETGQGFGNYIMVIGIIETVALFIMVFCLTALPKAA from the coding sequence ATGCAAGGTTTAGGTGACTTGAATCTATCATTGATATTAGCTGCACTCGGTTCGGCCTGGGGCGCTGGCGTAGCCGGAATGTCGGCGATCGGCGCGTGGAAAAAAGCGTATTCTCTAAACAAAGCGGCACCGTTTATCCTCGTTGCGTTCGTTGGCGCGCCACTTTCTCAGACGATTTACGGAATGATTTTACGGAACGCAATCAAAGATGCCGCCATTGCCGATCCGATGACGAATTTCCTGATCGGTGGTTTCGCAGGTTTAGCAATGGGATTTTCTGCACTCTGGCAGGGAAAAAATTCTGCAAAAGCCTGCGACGCTCTGACGGAAACCGGTCAAGGTTTCGGAAACTACATCATGGTCATCGGCATCATCGAAACCGTTGCGCTGTTCATCATGGTATTCTGTCTGACGGCGCTTCCGAAAGCCGCATAA
- a CDS encoding MBL fold metallo-hydrolase has product MTNLTFLGATGTVTGSRFLLESDGKRFLIDCGLFQGLKKLRQRNWELFPVPPESIDAVLLTHAHIDHSGYLPRLVQSGFSGKIYASTATTDLCGIMLPDSAHLQEEDARYANAKHFTKHSPAMPLYTVEDAKSALELFSPIPYGKTIDLTQNITLTLQDAGHILGSSFIDLRIKRDGKQFRVLFSGDMGRPSRPILRDPHTVFGTDYLVVESTYGNHLHGTENTNKELTRVILESIDRGGVLVIPSFAVGRTQELLYSIRELEEQNAIPKLPIYVDSPMAISAMKIFEKNKGDHDLESKAKEMSGVDILKTDKLQFVQTKEGSQALNNIKKQAVIISASGMVTGGRILHHLFHRLPDPKNTVLFIGYQAEGTRGRTILEGSESVKIHGQFVPINAKVEHISGFSAHADYNEILAWLSSFNQPPKQVFIVHGEPEESRGLAEKITFQFGWNVVVPEFGNRFELT; this is encoded by the coding sequence ATGACGAATCTGACATTTTTAGGCGCAACGGGAACCGTCACCGGTTCGAGATTTTTGCTTGAATCGGACGGAAAACGATTTTTAATTGACTGCGGACTTTTTCAAGGTTTGAAAAAACTTCGACAAAGAAACTGGGAGCTGTTTCCGGTTCCGCCGGAAAGTATCGACGCCGTTTTGTTGACCCACGCGCACATTGATCATAGCGGATATTTACCGCGTTTGGTTCAAAGCGGGTTTTCCGGAAAAATCTACGCATCTACGGCGACAACCGATTTGTGTGGAATTATGTTGCCAGATTCGGCTCATCTGCAGGAAGAAGACGCCAGATACGCCAACGCCAAACATTTCACCAAACATAGTCCCGCCATGCCGCTCTACACAGTCGAAGATGCGAAGAGCGCACTTGAATTATTCTCACCTATTCCATACGGAAAGACTATCGATTTGACGCAGAACATTACCTTAACACTCCAGGACGCGGGGCATATTCTCGGCTCATCATTCATTGATCTTCGGATTAAAAGAGACGGAAAGCAATTCCGAGTCCTGTTTTCCGGCGATATGGGACGCCCATCGCGTCCGATTCTCCGTGATCCGCATACGGTTTTCGGAACGGACTATTTGGTCGTCGAATCGACTTACGGAAATCATCTGCACGGCACGGAAAACACAAATAAGGAACTCACCCGCGTCATATTGGAAAGCATTGATCGGGGCGGTGTGCTGGTGATTCCGTCATTTGCCGTCGGTAGAACGCAGGAACTTCTTTATTCGATCCGTGAATTGGAAGAACAAAACGCCATTCCCAAATTGCCGATTTACGTCGATAGTCCGATGGCGATCAGTGCCATGAAAATTTTCGAGAAGAATAAAGGCGACCACGATCTCGAATCCAAAGCCAAAGAGATGTCCGGTGTCGATATTTTGAAAACCGACAAACTACAATTCGTTCAAACCAAGGAAGGCTCACAGGCGCTAAACAATATTAAAAAACAAGCAGTCATCATCTCGGCAAGCGGCATGGTCACGGGCGGACGAATCCTTCACCATCTTTTTCACCGTCTGCCGGATCCAAAGAATACGGTTTTGTTCATTGGCTATCAGGCAGAAGGCACCCGCGGCAGAACCATTCTTGAAGGATCGGAAAGCGTGAAAATTCATGGACAATTTGTCCCAATCAACGCCAAGGTCGAACACATCAGCGGTTTTTCCGCTCACGCCGATTACAACGAAATACTTGCATGGTTGTCCAGTTTCAATCAGCCACCAAAACAGGTTTTTATCGTTCACGGCGAGCCGGAAGAATCGCGTGGTCTCGCTGAAAAGATCACGTTTCAATTCGGCTGGAATGTCGTCGTTCCGGAATTCGGAAATAGATTTGAACTGACTTAA
- a CDS encoding AAA family ATPase: protein MDLFGNEEPNALQPPLAERMRPTKIADFVGQPEMIGKDKIVNKAIASGKIFSMILWGPPGSGKTTLARLISKEVNAQFHQISAVSSGVKEVRSVIDRSRMNSRNGVATLLFIDEIHRFNKAQQDALLHAVEDGSVTLIGATTENPSFEVIPPLLSRCRILKLDPLNESDLEKILQSAISQDKILKNYAVSLDKTAQSFLLTSVNGDARKMLNAIEIALSLSTPKTGSPIVIDLPLIKNALQQRNLLYDKTGDYHYDTISAFIKSLRGSDPDAAVYWLAVTLEGGEDPLFIARRMIIFASEDVGNADPNAMTLAVSGFQAVHSVGMPEASIVLAQMATYLASAPKSNASYMTLVNASTVVKSGKMPDVPLHLRNAPTGLMKALNYGKDYQYPHQQPEHFVKENYFPESIEPQAFYHPTDIGHEKTIRGRLEKLWPERYKSDKKESPR, encoded by the coding sequence ATGGACTTATTCGGAAACGAAGAACCTAACGCTCTCCAACCGCCGTTGGCAGAACGCATGAGACCAACAAAGATCGCCGATTTTGTCGGTCAGCCAGAGATGATCGGCAAGGACAAAATTGTCAACAAGGCGATTGCGTCGGGAAAAATATTTTCGATGATTCTCTGGGGACCGCCCGGATCAGGAAAAACGACTCTGGCGCGACTGATTTCCAAAGAAGTCAACGCGCAGTTTCATCAGATCAGCGCCGTCTCATCCGGCGTCAAAGAAGTTCGGAGCGTCATTGACCGTTCGCGGATGAATTCCCGTAACGGCGTTGCCACGCTTCTCTTTATCGACGAAATTCACCGCTTCAACAAAGCCCAACAGGACGCGCTACTTCATGCCGTGGAAGACGGCTCGGTCACGTTGATTGGCGCCACGACGGAAAATCCGTCGTTTGAGGTCATTCCACCGCTGTTATCGCGATGCCGCATCCTGAAGCTCGATCCGCTCAATGAATCCGATCTGGAAAAAATTCTTCAGTCTGCGATTTCGCAGGACAAAATTCTGAAAAACTACGCCGTCAGCCTCGACAAAACCGCGCAGTCGTTTCTTTTAACCAGCGTGAATGGCGATGCGCGAAAAATGCTGAACGCCATCGAAATCGCGCTGAGCCTTTCAACGCCCAAAACGGGAAGCCCAATTGTCATCGATCTTCCACTTATAAAAAACGCTCTACAACAGCGAAATTTGCTGTACGATAAGACGGGCGATTATCATTACGATACGATTTCGGCATTCATCAAGAGTCTTCGGGGAAGCGACCCTGACGCGGCGGTTTACTGGCTCGCCGTTACGCTCGAGGGTGGCGAAGATCCGCTCTTCATTGCGCGCCGGATGATCATCTTTGCCAGTGAAGACGTCGGAAATGCCGATCCGAACGCCATGACGCTTGCCGTTTCCGGTTTTCAGGCGGTTCATTCGGTCGGAATGCCGGAAGCCTCCATCGTTTTAGCTCAAATGGCGACATACCTCGCTTCCGCACCGAAAAGCAACGCATCGTACATGACATTGGTGAACGCCAGCACAGTTGTGAAGTCAGGCAAAATGCCGGACGTGCCGCTTCATCTGCGGAACGCACCGACCGGATTGATGAAAGCGCTGAACTATGGGAAAGATTACCAGTATCCGCATCAACAACCCGAGCATTTTGTGAAGGAAAATTATTTCCCAGAATCGATCGAGCCGCAAGCGTTCTATCATCCGACGGACATCGGACACGAAAAAACGATCCGGGGACGGCTCGAGAAACTCTGGCCAGAACGTTACAAATCCGACAAAAAGGAATCTCCGCGCTGA
- a CDS encoding undecaprenyl-diphosphatase, with protein sequence MNAIESLILGVFQGFSEFLPISSSGHLVILQRLFNLTSDNIVFEVSVHFGTLLSVVAVYYSDLWKMIASFFSGLFSQNIRSNFRNNEYFRLAVFVVIATIPAGLVGVLFKDFIEGIFHSVRLVGVTLIVTGVLLFLTRFAKIQNRKLGGWNSLLIGLFQAFAILPGISRSGSTISAGLFSGISRMEAARFSFLLSVPAVLGATILEGKDVLAVGVAVLDWKILLIGLISSFIVGYLSLKFLLKIVQSGKFSWFAPYCLTVGLLTLLFL encoded by the coding sequence ATGAACGCTATTGAATCTTTAATACTCGGTGTTTTTCAGGGCTTTTCAGAATTTCTCCCGATCAGCAGTTCCGGGCATTTGGTCATTTTACAACGGCTCTTCAATTTAACTTCCGACAATATTGTGTTTGAGGTCAGCGTGCATTTCGGCACATTGCTGAGCGTCGTTGCCGTTTACTATTCCGATTTGTGGAAAATGATCGCAAGTTTTTTCAGCGGACTTTTTAGCCAAAATATCCGTTCGAATTTCCGTAACAACGAGTATTTCCGTCTTGCCGTTTTCGTTGTGATCGCTACGATTCCCGCCGGATTGGTTGGCGTTCTTTTCAAAGATTTTATCGAGGGTATTTTTCATTCCGTTCGGTTGGTTGGCGTAACTTTGATAGTCACCGGCGTTCTTCTGTTTCTGACGCGTTTCGCTAAAATTCAAAACCGCAAGTTGGGTGGATGGAATAGCCTTTTAATCGGCCTTTTTCAGGCATTTGCCATTCTGCCGGGAATTTCCCGTTCGGGTTCGACGATCAGCGCCGGACTCTTTTCGGGAATTTCACGAATGGAAGCCGCGCGGTTTTCTTTCTTACTGTCCGTTCCGGCAGTGCTTGGCGCGACGATTCTCGAAGGCAAAGATGTACTGGCGGTTGGCGTCGCAGTTCTCGACTGGAAAATCCTTTTGATCGGGTTGATTTCTTCATTCATCGTTGGCTATCTGTCGCTGAAATTTCTCCTGAAAATCGTCCAGAGCGGAAAATTCAGCTGGTTTGCGCCTTACTGCCTAACGGTCGGATTATTAACTTTGTTATTCTTGTAG
- the holA gene encoding DNA polymerase III subunit delta, which translates to MTSFADEIRLIDQGILRPIYLLWGGEYFLEEQVIQALFSAFAGTIPTSVERKIFYGDDRKDEPFIQSLVNFGMFAPLQFIIYKNIQKLNVSHRKSLQRYIDSPDPNILLILTADNETKSSLVDQLKKSKSVKTIFSSTPEPEQFAGIVQTALARRGYTISDDAMMRLVSCTDDSLAHTFAELEKIIVSAGDAKELTFETVDAIIGADKKYQVSELLTAVADRDMKKSIKIALAMINAGDGMPFIVSKLFHFFLNIWAYPHAASFNGNKNRWNQKQEADFKVGYGNYRERNFGEIFQRLTDADLKSKSVNLTDEELIVPLLYEIINA; encoded by the coding sequence ATGACATCATTCGCAGACGAAATTCGTTTGATAGACCAAGGAATTCTCCGACCGATTTACTTGCTCTGGGGCGGAGAATATTTCCTCGAAGAGCAGGTGATTCAGGCGTTGTTTTCGGCTTTTGCAGGCACCATTCCGACGAGCGTCGAGAGAAAAATTTTTTATGGAGACGACCGGAAAGATGAACCATTTATCCAAAGCTTAGTTAACTTCGGAATGTTCGCGCCGCTTCAGTTTATCATTTATAAAAACATTCAAAAGCTTAATGTTTCCCATCGGAAAAGTCTTCAACGGTACATCGATTCGCCCGATCCGAATATCCTGCTAATATTGACGGCGGATAATGAGACAAAATCTTCGTTGGTCGATCAACTGAAGAAATCAAAATCTGTCAAAACCATTTTTTCCTCCACGCCAGAACCAGAACAGTTTGCCGGAATCGTACAAACGGCGCTCGCTCGGCGCGGTTATACGATTTCGGACGACGCAATGATGCGACTCGTTTCCTGTACCGACGATTCACTGGCGCACACATTCGCCGAATTGGAAAAGATCATCGTATCCGCGGGTGACGCCAAAGAGTTGACATTCGAAACGGTCGATGCGATCATCGGCGCCGATAAAAAATATCAGGTGAGTGAATTGTTAACCGCAGTTGCTGATCGCGACATGAAAAAGTCTATAAAAATAGCGCTGGCGATGATCAACGCGGGCGACGGTATGCCGTTCATCGTCTCAAAGCTATTTCATTTCTTCCTTAACATCTGGGCGTATCCGCACGCGGCGTCCTTTAACGGCAACAAAAACCGGTGGAACCAAAAACAGGAAGCGGATTTTAAAGTCGGGTACGGAAATTATCGAGAACGCAATTTCGGAGAGATTTTTCAAAGATTGACTGACGCTGATTTGAAATCAAAATCGGTAAACCTAACCGACGAAGAACTGATTGTACCGCTGTTGTATGAAATCATCAATGCTTAG
- a CDS encoding RNA polymerase subunit sigma-24 produces MEDKYKITDEELIARFQAGDESAFEEIVHRYSGRLMNFAYRFLMDHEEAEDVVQDTFLKVYQNRYAYKEIAKFSTWIYTITGNLAKTILRKRRNRQLFFFSRLGPEEKDIEFPSTNKLPESSFEEKYDDKMVQRAIVKLPEQFRTAIILRDIQDLSYEEISNIIDAPLGTVKSRINRARLRLQEELESLKGK; encoded by the coding sequence ATGGAAGACAAATATAAAATCACGGACGAAGAACTCATTGCCAGATTTCAAGCAGGCGACGAAAGCGCATTCGAAGAAATCGTCCATCGATATTCCGGACGATTAATGAATTTCGCTTATCGCTTTTTGATGGACCACGAAGAGGCGGAAGATGTCGTTCAAGATACGTTTCTCAAAGTCTATCAAAACCGATACGCCTATAAGGAAATTGCGAAATTCTCGACATGGATCTACACGATTACAGGAAATCTGGCGAAAACAATCCTTCGGAAACGACGCAACCGGCAGCTCTTTTTCTTCTCGCGGCTAGGCCCCGAAGAAAAAGACATAGAATTCCCGTCAACCAACAAATTACCGGAATCTTCGTTTGAAGAAAAATACGATGATAAAATGGTACAGAGAGCAATTGTAAAATTGCCGGAACAATTTCGCACCGCGATCATTTTAAGGGATATTCAGGATCTTTCTTATGAAGAAATCAGCAATATCATTGACGCGCCACTCGGAACCGTCAAGTCTAGGATCAACCGGGCGCGCTTGCGCCTACAGGAAGAACTAGAGTCATTGAAAGGCAAGTGA